A single window of Microbispora hainanensis DNA harbors:
- a CDS encoding ABC transporter ATP-binding protein, giving the protein MPSDEAVLRVRDVRKSYRGNPVLRGVDLDLPPGRVAGVVGENGAGKTTLLRVLAGDLRPDGGSVRHGGRIGHCPQETVLHDAFTVDQHLRFFQVAYGLEDLRRAEELMEALRFSGSRRARPATLSGGTRQKLNLVLALMHDPDLLLLDEPYQGFDWETYVRFWDLAEELRGRGRSVLVVSHLAYDAARLDTLHRLEGGVLRAADRTGAA; this is encoded by the coding sequence ATGCCGTCGGATGAGGCCGTGCTGCGGGTGCGGGACGTACGGAAGAGCTACCGGGGCAACCCGGTCCTGCGTGGTGTGGATCTCGACCTTCCGCCCGGCCGGGTGGCGGGGGTCGTCGGGGAGAACGGCGCGGGCAAGACCACGCTGCTGCGCGTCCTCGCCGGCGACCTGCGGCCGGACGGCGGGTCGGTGCGCCACGGCGGGCGCATCGGACACTGCCCGCAGGAGACGGTGCTGCACGACGCATTCACGGTCGACCAGCACCTGCGGTTCTTCCAGGTCGCCTACGGCCTGGAAGACCTGCGCAGGGCCGAGGAGCTGATGGAGGCGCTGCGGTTCTCCGGCTCCCGCCGGGCCCGCCCCGCCACGCTGAGCGGCGGCACGCGGCAGAAGCTCAACCTCGTCCTGGCCCTCATGCACGACCCGGACCTGCTCCTGCTCGACGAGCCCTACCAGGGCTTCGATTGGGAGACCTACGTACGGTTCTGGGACCTGGCCGAGGAGCTGCGCGGACGCGGCCGTTCGGTGCTGGTGGTCTCCCACCTCGCGTACGACGCGGCCCGTCTCGACACCCTCCACCGGCTGGAGGGCGGCGTGCTGCGGGCCGCGGACAGGACCGGTGCCGCATGA
- a CDS encoding ATP-binding protein — protein MPEDVSHLIDELRAAGGDSTAIEVKSAAGGLPESLTPTLSALANLPGGGTIILGLDERFGFRPVPLPNVQSLKQGLAAKARSFTPPVRLTLDDGIAYGAPVVVARVHECDKSAKPCRVTATGASYLRGYDGDFRLSDIEEQAFIAARRAPMFDRPLVEGATSADLDLELVKAFVEAVRERDQQGLGRFVRDDELLCRAGVTAVDGRPTVAGLLALGTHPQQWFPRYAIQISADPLPGDPPGSRARNLAVLTGPIPRMLDAAMEWARRTFDTAVVAGLDGTVRDLPAYPLVAFRELVANALVHRDLDHWSAGMAVEIRLRRDRLVITNPGGLYGITVDRLGKEAVTSARNARLVAICQNVRSPFSGGRVIEALASGIPTVGAALTEARLPPAHYIDAGIRFVAILHRPIVTIPAADPLNATESRVLDALTHGALTVAQLVEMLDLTAPNIRKALRGLREQGYVRQHGGRGKFTHYERV, from the coding sequence ATGCCTGAGGACGTGAGCCATCTCATCGATGAGCTTCGGGCAGCCGGCGGGGACTCGACGGCCATAGAGGTCAAGTCGGCTGCCGGAGGACTCCCCGAGTCGCTGACCCCGACTCTGAGTGCGCTCGCGAATCTACCCGGCGGCGGAACGATAATCCTCGGGCTGGATGAACGGTTCGGGTTCCGGCCGGTTCCACTGCCGAACGTGCAGTCACTGAAACAGGGCCTCGCGGCGAAGGCGCGCTCGTTCACGCCACCTGTCCGCCTGACTTTGGACGACGGGATCGCCTACGGCGCTCCGGTCGTAGTGGCGAGGGTGCACGAGTGCGACAAGTCCGCCAAACCGTGCCGGGTCACCGCCACGGGCGCCTCCTATCTGCGAGGATACGACGGCGATTTCCGGCTCTCGGATATCGAAGAACAGGCCTTCATCGCGGCGCGACGAGCACCTATGTTCGATCGACCTCTGGTCGAGGGAGCCACCTCGGCGGACCTTGACCTCGAACTGGTGAAAGCATTCGTTGAGGCGGTCCGCGAGCGCGATCAGCAGGGGCTGGGGCGCTTCGTCCGGGACGATGAACTGCTGTGCCGCGCCGGAGTAACCGCCGTCGACGGCAGACCTACGGTCGCTGGGCTACTGGCTCTGGGCACGCATCCGCAACAGTGGTTCCCTCGATACGCCATCCAGATATCCGCCGACCCACTGCCAGGAGATCCACCCGGTTCCCGGGCACGCAACCTGGCCGTCCTGACCGGACCCATTCCCCGAATGCTCGACGCAGCCATGGAGTGGGCCAGACGAACCTTCGATACGGCCGTCGTGGCGGGGCTCGACGGCACCGTCCGGGATTTGCCCGCCTATCCGCTTGTCGCCTTTCGTGAACTGGTCGCCAACGCGTTGGTCCACCGCGATCTCGATCACTGGTCAGCGGGGATGGCCGTGGAAATCAGGCTTCGCCGGGATCGTCTTGTGATCACGAACCCCGGAGGGCTCTACGGCATAACGGTCGACCGTCTCGGCAAAGAAGCGGTCACGTCCGCACGCAACGCGCGGCTCGTCGCCATCTGCCAGAACGTGCGTTCCCCATTCAGCGGCGGCCGAGTCATCGAGGCGCTCGCCAGCGGCATTCCCACTGTGGGAGCGGCGCTCACAGAAGCCCGTCTACCTCCCGCTCACTACATCGACGCGGGCATTCGGTTCGTCGCCATCCTGCACCGGCCCATCGTCACCATTCCGGCAGCCGACCCGTTGAACGCCACCGAGTCACGCGTCCTTGACGCCCTCACGCACGGGGCCCTCACCGTCGCACAGTTGGTCGAGATGCTCGATCTCACGGCACCGAACATCCGCAAGGCTCTCCGCGGCCTACGCGAGCAAGGCTACGTGCGACAGCATGGCGGCCGAGGAAAGTTCACTCACTACGAGCGCGTCTGA
- a CDS encoding GNAT family N-acetyltransferase, with the protein MTEERRTMTGPHGVPVCSYREGVRDGSPWAYAIEDIGPGAADAIMSRMTGWAVSAPVELGQALLDRGARLLRHMHVMRCDLPVAEPVGGTAPDGFLLVPCDRPPAEILPAWLAAYPPGHPDHQPRDPEKALEEELVPLLSGEEIGPLLACSVLAVREDSAGKGEVVGGVFAHDSDRGPWIADVFRHPDRSPRGLGALMLSATLARAGADGLSGLGLVVTEGNPARHLYKRLGFQVTDTTMTVAI; encoded by the coding sequence ATGACCGAGGAACGGCGGACGATGACCGGCCCCCACGGCGTCCCGGTGTGCAGTTATCGGGAAGGCGTCCGCGACGGCAGCCCCTGGGCGTACGCGATCGAGGACATCGGCCCGGGAGCCGCCGACGCGATCATGTCGCGGATGACCGGCTGGGCGGTCTCCGCGCCGGTCGAGCTCGGCCAGGCACTGCTCGACCGGGGCGCGCGGCTGCTGCGGCACATGCACGTGATGCGGTGCGACCTGCCGGTCGCCGAGCCGGTCGGGGGCACCGCTCCGGACGGCTTTCTGCTCGTCCCCTGTGATCGGCCGCCCGCCGAGATCCTCCCCGCGTGGTTGGCCGCCTACCCGCCCGGCCACCCCGACCACCAGCCACGGGATCCCGAAAAGGCCCTGGAGGAGGAGCTTGTTCCGCTCCTGAGCGGCGAGGAGATCGGCCCCCTGCTCGCCTGCAGCGTCCTTGCCGTACGGGAGGACTCCGCTGGTAAAGGCGAGGTGGTGGGCGGCGTGTTCGCGCACGACTCGGACCGGGGACCGTGGATCGCGGACGTGTTCCGGCACCCGGACCGGTCGCCGCGAGGTCTCGGCGCGCTCATGCTGTCGGCCACCCTGGCCCGCGCCGGCGCGGACGGGCTGAGCGGCCTGGGCCTGGTGGTCACCGAGGGCAACCCCGCCCGCCACCTGTACAAAAGGCTCGGTTTCCAGGTCACCGACACCACGATGACGGTAGCGATCTGA
- a CDS encoding FAD-binding oxidoreductase, which translates to MIDRRSFLRVSALAGAAAVTGAASGAAFAAAGPRPADWSALGRGLDGKLIRPGDASYDNARRVFNSAFDSARPAGVAYCKTAGDVSECLAFARRYGVPVTSRSGGHSYAGWSTGSGLVIDVSPMSGVSYASGHATVGAGARLVDVYAKLAAHGVSIPAGSCPTVGVAGLTLGGGIGVVSRQYGLTCDVLESLKVVTADGKVLTCSPTSHPDLYWASRGGGGGNFGVATSFTFRTHRTRSVTLFFLHWPWAKAAAVLKAWQAWAPAAPDAMWSNCHLGHDPSLDVMVGGLYIGGKTACENLLQKLVDRVGSSPSTRYVATSAYDHAMMVEAGCASASVAQCHRPGTLPGQNPSGKLVRDSFSAKSHFAYKPLSSAGIKALVAQVAAPGRHIVMLDALGGAVARVRPDATAFPHRKALFGVQYFSHFSGAAAWARAAHAAMRPHFGDHAYVNYVDPELKNWRQQYYGANAARLAQVKAAYDPHRLFRLPQGV; encoded by the coding sequence ATGATCGACAGACGGAGTTTCCTTCGCGTTTCGGCTCTGGCCGGGGCCGCCGCCGTTACCGGTGCGGCTTCGGGTGCGGCCTTCGCCGCCGCGGGGCCCCGTCCCGCCGACTGGTCCGCGCTCGGACGGGGGCTGGACGGCAAGCTGATCCGCCCCGGCGATGCGTCGTACGACAACGCGCGCCGCGTGTTCAACTCGGCCTTCGACTCCGCCCGCCCGGCCGGGGTGGCCTACTGCAAGACGGCGGGGGACGTGTCGGAGTGCCTGGCGTTCGCCCGGCGCTACGGCGTGCCGGTGACCTCCCGGTCGGGCGGCCACAGCTACGCGGGCTGGTCCACGGGCAGCGGGCTCGTCATCGACGTGTCGCCGATGAGCGGCGTGTCCTACGCGAGCGGCCACGCCACGGTCGGCGCCGGGGCACGTCTGGTCGACGTGTACGCCAAGCTGGCCGCGCACGGCGTCAGCATCCCCGCGGGCTCCTGCCCGACGGTCGGGGTCGCCGGGCTCACCCTGGGCGGCGGCATCGGCGTGGTGTCGCGGCAATATGGCCTGACCTGCGACGTGCTGGAGTCGCTGAAGGTGGTCACGGCGGACGGGAAGGTGCTGACCTGCTCGCCGACCTCGCACCCGGACCTCTACTGGGCCTCCAGGGGAGGCGGCGGCGGCAACTTCGGCGTGGCGACGTCGTTCACGTTCCGGACCCATCGGACGCGTTCGGTGACCCTGTTCTTCCTGCACTGGCCCTGGGCGAAGGCCGCGGCCGTGCTGAAGGCATGGCAGGCGTGGGCGCCCGCCGCGCCCGACGCGATGTGGTCCAACTGCCATCTCGGCCACGACCCGTCGCTCGACGTGATGGTCGGCGGCCTCTACATCGGCGGCAAGACCGCGTGCGAGAACCTGCTGCAGAAGCTCGTCGACCGCGTCGGTTCGAGCCCTTCGACCCGCTACGTCGCGACGTCCGCCTACGACCACGCGATGATGGTGGAGGCGGGCTGCGCGTCGGCGTCCGTGGCCCAGTGCCACCGTCCCGGCACGCTCCCCGGGCAGAACCCGAGCGGCAAGCTCGTCCGCGACTCGTTCTCGGCCAAGTCGCACTTCGCTTACAAGCCGCTGTCGTCCGCCGGGATCAAGGCACTGGTGGCCCAGGTCGCCGCGCCGGGCCGGCACATCGTGATGCTCGACGCGCTCGGCGGCGCCGTCGCCCGGGTGCGCCCCGACGCGACCGCCTTCCCACACCGCAAGGCGCTGTTCGGCGTGCAGTATTTCTCCCACTTCTCCGGCGCCGCCGCCTGGGCCAGGGCCGCCCACGCCGCCATGCGGCCCCACTTCGGCGACCACGCGTACGTGAACTACGTCGATCCGGAGCTCAAGAACTGGCGGCAGCAATACTACGGCGCCAACGCCGCCCGGCTGGCCCAGGTCAAGGCGGCGTACGACCCCCACCGCCTGTTCCGCCTGCCCCAGGGCGTCTGA
- a CDS encoding NADH-ubiquinone oxidoreductase-F iron-sulfur binding region domain-containing protein gives MIPYRVSHVRRLGPARLTAGLDDHRRLDLNAHYRFHDRLPSQTVDALISMAEEVDLRGRGGAAFPFARKLRAVSSRARDSETVVLVNAAEGEPASLKDKTLLTRAPHLVLEGALLAASALGSREVVIAVGAGELAEASVTAAVAERGLTGLVRVAGIQERFVSGEGGALVRAVNGEAGLPPGRKVRSSDSGVRGLPTLLSNTETFAQLAVLAELGPEEYAAVGTVQEPGTILLTVGGSVATPAVVEVTPGVPLADVLNLCEAKIGDGLLLGGYHGTWMAAEDAYGAILSRRGAKEAGGELGAGIVVVLGEDTCPLGETARVANYLAAQSAGQCGPCRLGLPDLARACRRLQDGDPEGPELIRRAAAAVKGRGACFHPDGSARFALSALDAFADDVEEHRFHGGCGRTTTGVLPLPIEDAQDARLVVDWTRCQGHGLCAHLVPELVKLDRHGFPVLMDTGVPSWLLGEAQKAVEMCPALALRIGTT, from the coding sequence GTGATTCCCTACCGCGTCTCCCATGTCCGGCGGCTCGGCCCGGCCCGGCTCACCGCTGGGCTGGACGACCACCGCAGGCTCGACCTGAACGCGCACTACAGGTTCCACGACCGGCTCCCGAGCCAGACCGTGGACGCGCTGATCTCGATGGCCGAGGAGGTGGACCTGCGGGGCCGGGGCGGAGCCGCGTTCCCGTTCGCGCGCAAGCTGCGCGCCGTGTCCTCCCGCGCCCGCGACAGCGAGACGGTCGTGCTGGTGAACGCCGCCGAGGGCGAGCCCGCCAGCCTCAAGGACAAGACCCTGCTCACCCGGGCGCCCCATCTCGTCCTGGAAGGCGCGCTGCTCGCGGCGAGCGCGCTCGGCTCCCGCGAGGTGGTGATCGCGGTCGGCGCCGGCGAGCTGGCCGAGGCGTCGGTGACCGCCGCCGTGGCCGAGCGCGGCCTCACCGGCCTGGTGCGCGTCGCGGGCATCCAGGAGAGGTTCGTCTCGGGCGAGGGCGGCGCGCTCGTCCGCGCGGTCAACGGCGAGGCGGGCCTGCCCCCGGGCCGCAAGGTCCGCTCCAGCGACAGCGGGGTGCGCGGGCTGCCCACCCTGCTGTCGAACACCGAGACCTTCGCCCAGCTCGCCGTGCTCGCCGAGCTGGGGCCGGAGGAGTACGCCGCGGTGGGCACCGTCCAGGAGCCGGGGACGATCCTGCTCACGGTCGGCGGCTCGGTGGCCACCCCCGCGGTCGTGGAGGTGACGCCGGGCGTGCCGCTGGCCGACGTGCTGAACCTGTGCGAGGCGAAGATCGGCGACGGGCTGCTGCTCGGCGGCTACCACGGCACGTGGATGGCCGCCGAGGACGCGTACGGCGCGATCCTGTCGCGGCGCGGCGCGAAGGAGGCGGGCGGCGAGCTGGGCGCGGGCATCGTGGTGGTTCTGGGCGAGGACACCTGCCCGCTCGGCGAGACGGCGCGGGTGGCGAACTACCTCGCCGCGCAGTCGGCCGGGCAGTGCGGGCCGTGCCGCCTCGGGCTGCCGGACCTCGCGCGGGCCTGCCGCCGGCTCCAGGACGGCGACCCGGAGGGCCCCGAGCTGATCCGCCGGGCCGCAGCCGCGGTGAAGGGCCGGGGCGCCTGCTTCCACCCGGACGGCTCGGCCAGGTTCGCGCTGTCGGCGCTCGACGCGTTCGCCGACGACGTGGAGGAGCACCGCTTCCACGGCGGCTGCGGGCGGACGACCACGGGCGTGCTGCCGCTGCCGATCGAGGACGCGCAGGACGCCAGGCTCGTCGTCGACTGGACCCGCTGCCAGGGCCACGGCCTGTGCGCGCACCTCGTGCCCGAGCTGGTCAAGCTCGACCGGCACGGCTTCCCGGTGCTCATGGACACCGGAGTGCCCTCGTGGCTGCTGGGCGAGGCGCAGAAGGCCGTGGAGATGTGCCCCGCGCTGGCCCTCCGCATAGGCACGACGTGA
- a CDS encoding DUF1996 domain-containing protein — MRKRLVLAMAGVLIAGSLTGVGRPAFADHCDPSVQGAECEDVGPALEDFVDIRQVPPGDTGVRAGRGSFTSRCGRNENGHRNSDNHIVTPGVSNGAHHVHDYVGNLTTNGFSTDQSLAAGGTTCRFGDKSAYFWPVLRSRTGVGAAQAAPSASPSPDASARSQEGRFQEGRFRTGRGRGPGSGTGSGAGGSGTGANPGADEPGGASEGNVGRILLARSVTLQFRGNPVSRVVAMPRFLKLITGDAKAATNGGANARAQWTCTGFTNRLTSKYPLCPRGSLVLRVLDFPSCWDGRNTDSADHRTHVVFPGANGACPAGTRAIPQLRMTLAYSVPSGPSFAVDSFPEQRHNPITDHADFENVMPDRLMNTVVTCVNRGLRC; from the coding sequence ATGCGAAAACGGCTCGTGCTCGCGATGGCGGGCGTACTGATCGCAGGCTCGCTGACCGGTGTGGGCCGGCCCGCGTTCGCCGACCACTGCGACCCCTCCGTCCAGGGCGCGGAGTGCGAGGACGTCGGCCCGGCCCTGGAGGACTTCGTCGACATCCGGCAGGTCCCGCCGGGCGACACCGGCGTACGCGCCGGGCGCGGCTCGTTCACCTCACGCTGCGGGCGCAACGAGAACGGCCACCGCAACTCCGACAACCACATCGTCACGCCGGGGGTGTCGAACGGCGCGCACCACGTGCACGACTATGTCGGCAACCTCACCACCAACGGCTTCTCCACCGACCAGAGCCTCGCCGCGGGCGGCACCACCTGCCGGTTCGGCGACAAGTCGGCGTACTTCTGGCCCGTGCTGCGCAGCCGGACCGGCGTCGGCGCCGCCCAGGCGGCACCATCGGCCTCCCCCTCGCCGGACGCCTCCGCCCGATCCCAGGAAGGACGGTTCCAGGAGGGGCGCTTCCGCACCGGGCGCGGCCGGGGCCCGGGCTCCGGTACGGGCTCAGGTGCGGGCGGCTCCGGTACGGGCGCGAACCCGGGCGCGGACGAGCCGGGCGGCGCGTCCGAGGGCAACGTCGGCAGGATCCTCCTGGCGCGGTCGGTCACGCTGCAGTTCCGCGGCAACCCGGTCAGCAGGGTCGTCGCGATGCCCCGCTTCCTCAAACTGATCACCGGCGACGCGAAGGCGGCCACCAACGGCGGCGCCAACGCCAGGGCGCAGTGGACCTGCACCGGCTTCACCAACCGGCTCACCAGCAAATATCCGCTCTGCCCCCGGGGCAGCCTGGTGCTGCGCGTGCTCGACTTCCCCAGTTGCTGGGACGGCCGGAACACCGACAGCGCCGATCACAGGACCCACGTCGTGTTCCCCGGTGCGAACGGCGCCTGCCCCGCGGGCACCCGGGCGATCCCGCAGCTGCGCATGACGCTGGCCTATTCGGTGCCGAGCGGGCCGTCGTTCGCGGTGGACAGCTTCCCCGAGCAGCGGCACAACCCGATCACCGACCACGCCGACTTCGAGAACGTCATGCCCGACCGGCTGATGAACACGGTCGTCACCTGCGTCAACCGCGGCCTGCGCTGCTGA
- a CDS encoding DUF4142 domain-containing protein, with protein sequence MRFRFGELLVLGVFLFAAAVTVVVVVPRSASSQPGWTGPDWTQTPYGPLGPADRDLLVRVRWAGLWEIPAGRWAQDRAGSAKVKDAGMHLVEDHTKLDAAVRELAAKLAVPLPDQPNPDQRGWLDEMAPLRGADFDRVFTARLRDAHGKVFTFVSAVRADTRNSLIRDFAGQAVDVVMKHMTLLEGTGLVDYSTLPTPTV encoded by the coding sequence ATGCGGTTCCGGTTTGGGGAACTCCTGGTGCTCGGCGTCTTCCTCTTCGCGGCGGCCGTCACGGTCGTCGTGGTCGTCCCTCGGAGTGCGTCGTCGCAGCCGGGCTGGACCGGGCCGGATTGGACGCAGACCCCCTACGGCCCGCTGGGCCCGGCCGACCGCGACCTGCTGGTCCGCGTGCGCTGGGCGGGGCTCTGGGAGATCCCCGCCGGCCGCTGGGCCCAGGACCGGGCCGGCAGCGCCAAGGTCAAGGACGCCGGCATGCACCTCGTCGAGGACCACACCAAGCTCGACGCGGCGGTCAGGGAGCTCGCCGCCAAGCTCGCCGTCCCGCTGCCGGACCAGCCCAACCCCGACCAGCGCGGGTGGCTGGACGAGATGGCGCCCCTGCGCGGCGCCGACTTCGACCGCGTCTTCACCGCCCGCCTGCGCGACGCGCACGGCAAGGTGTTCACCTTCGTCTCCGCCGTACGCGCGGACACCCGCAACAGCCTGATCCGCGACTTCGCCGGGCAGGCGGTCGACGTCGTGATGAAGCACATGACGCTGCTCGAAGGCACCGGGCTCGTCGACTACTCCACGCTGCCCACCCCCACGGTCTAG
- a CDS encoding sigma-70 family RNA polymerase sigma factor codes for MAVRRQLDSRFVRLDPPDYDADNDDRDERLIRELYREFGGPLLRHVRKTTGNDLQWAEDVVQETLVRAWRNSAKLTWEPPLLWAWLLTVARRIVIDGRRRRGVRPREVEAPEEDSIAVPDGSDRTLAAIVVADALRHLSSQHREVIEETYLRDRTVSQAAEVLGIPPGTVKSRLFYALRALRTALKERGVAS; via the coding sequence GTGGCCGTGCGTCGACAACTCGACAGCCGGTTCGTGCGTCTTGACCCCCCCGACTATGACGCTGACAACGACGATCGGGACGAACGCCTGATCCGGGAGCTGTACCGCGAGTTCGGCGGTCCGCTGCTGCGTCATGTGCGCAAGACGACCGGCAACGACCTGCAATGGGCTGAGGACGTCGTCCAGGAGACGCTCGTGCGTGCCTGGCGCAACTCGGCGAAGCTGACGTGGGAGCCGCCCCTGCTGTGGGCGTGGCTCCTCACCGTCGCCCGCCGCATCGTGATCGACGGGCGCCGCAGGCGCGGCGTACGGCCGAGGGAGGTGGAGGCTCCCGAAGAGGACAGCATCGCCGTACCGGACGGCTCGGACCGGACGCTGGCGGCCATCGTGGTCGCGGACGCGCTGCGGCACCTGTCGAGTCAGCACCGGGAAGTTATCGAAGAGACATACTTACGGGACCGGACGGTAAGCCAAGCGGCCGAGGTTCTGGGCATCCCACCGGGTACCGTGAAATCCAGGCTCTTTTACGCCCTGCGCGCACTTCGCACGGCCCTGAAGGAGAGGGGGGTGGCCAGCTGA
- a CDS encoding zf-HC2 domain-containing protein, with protein MSASSPHFDVAAYALGVLDDDDAEAFERHLDECAPCRAELLEAQELPGMLDAFKDGSVSSSERSHP; from the coding sequence ATGTCCGCGTCGTCGCCGCACTTCGACGTGGCAGCGTACGCCCTGGGAGTGCTGGACGACGACGACGCCGAGGCGTTCGAGCGGCACCTCGACGAATGCGCGCCATGCCGGGCGGAACTGCTGGAGGCCCAGGAGCTGCCCGGCATGCTCGACGCCTTCAAGGACGGCTCCGTCTCCTCCTCGGAGCGTTCCCACCCCTGA
- a CDS encoding tryptophan 2,3-dioxygenase codes for MPATPYGRAGSGDVLPPPRSFGEEGARLSYGGYLRLPELLAQQEQRSGASDELLFITVHQVYELWFKLLLHELERIRDAMIEGALWRARHLFRRVHAVEKVLVDQVQVLETMTPQDFLEFRSVLAPASGFQSVQFRELEFLSGAKDPTYLGRLRDASEAELARLRRRLDEPTLWDAFVTALSQRGLPVSDEEIMESLLAVARDRGSYDDLWDLAEDLLTHDETTALWRMRHVQMVERQIGTKSGTGGSSGAPYLRGRTRLHFFPLLWELRAWL; via the coding sequence ATGCCTGCGACGCCGTACGGCCGGGCCGGGTCCGGAGACGTCCTGCCCCCGCCGCGCAGTTTCGGCGAGGAGGGCGCGCGCCTGTCCTATGGCGGTTATCTCCGCCTCCCCGAGCTGCTCGCCCAGCAGGAGCAGCGATCCGGGGCCAGCGACGAACTGCTGTTCATCACCGTTCACCAGGTCTATGAGCTGTGGTTCAAGCTCCTCCTGCACGAGCTGGAGCGGATCAGGGACGCGATGATCGAGGGCGCCCTGTGGCGTGCCAGGCACCTGTTCCGCCGGGTCCACGCGGTGGAGAAGGTGCTGGTCGACCAGGTCCAGGTGCTGGAGACCATGACCCCCCAGGACTTTCTGGAGTTCCGATCGGTGCTCGCCCCCGCGAGCGGCTTCCAGTCGGTGCAGTTCCGCGAGCTCGAGTTCCTCTCCGGCGCCAAGGACCCGACGTACCTCGGCCGGCTGCGGGACGCGAGCGAGGCGGAGCTCGCCAGGCTCCGGCGTCGGCTCGACGAGCCGACGCTGTGGGACGCCTTCGTCACCGCCCTCTCCCAGCGGGGCCTGCCTGTCTCCGACGAGGAGATCATGGAGTCCCTGCTGGCCGTCGCCCGCGACCGGGGATCGTACGACGATCTGTGGGATCTGGCCGAAGATCTCCTCACCCACGACGAGACGACGGCGCTCTGGCGGATGAGGCACGTGCAGATGGTGGAGCGCCAGATCGGCACGAAATCCGGTACGGGGGGCTCTTCTGGGGCACCGTACTTGAGGGGAAGGACGCGTTTGCACTTCTTTCCCCTGCTCTGGGAACTGCGGGCCTGGCTTTGA